In Ipomoea triloba cultivar NCNSP0323 chromosome 7, ASM357664v1, a single genomic region encodes these proteins:
- the LOC116025292 gene encoding exocyst complex component EXO70B1 — MAENGEEKLIAVARHIAKTLGHTDTMTDDILQIFSNFDGRLRDKLSEEDSRGCAALERTLKSLDRQISRYVSVEHPVWSDSADSTAFLEAVDELISAIREWTPMGNEKPVASCLDRAEDLLQQAMFRLEDEFKTLMERGSESFDLTNYRNGESANRDFSSDSEEADDDGGGEIPVAHPITDFDIIIDALPAGTISDLHEIAKRMVAAGYGKECSHAYSTSRREFLEESLARLGIQKLSIDEVQKMQWAELEDEIERWMKAINVALRILFPSERRLCDRVFFGFSSAADLSFMEVCRGSTIQLLNFADAVAIGSRAPERLFKVLDVYETLRDLMPEFELLFSDQYCVFLRNEAVTIWKRLGEAIKRIFMELENLIRRDPAKAAVPGGGLHPITRYVMNYLRAACRSRLTLEQVFEESIAPTGIDYGREGDERAALALSSSSLAVQMAWIMELLESNLEAKSKVYRDSALSSIFMMNNGRYIVQKVKDNELGTLLGDDWIRKHTAKVRQYHVNYKRSSWSKVQGVLKMDNSMSPSQASKTLKDKLKLFNSYFEEICKNQTTWVVFDEQLREELRISVTGTLSPAYRNFIGRVYNIPDFGKHTEKHIRYSVEDLEARINELFQGNGSRK, encoded by the coding sequence ATGGCGGAAAACGGTGAGGAGAAGCTTATAGCTGTGGCCCGGCACATAGCCAAGACTCTGGGTCACACCGATACTATGACCGATGATATTCTCCAGATTTTCTCCAACTTCGATGGCCGGTTGAGGGATAAGCTCTCCGAGGAGGACTCGCGTGGGTGCGCCGCGCTGGAACGGACCCTCAAGTCTCTGGACCGGCAGATCTCTAGGTATGTGTCGGTGGAGCATCCGGTCTGGTCTGACTCTGCTGATTCTACTGCGTTTCTTGAAGCTGTGGACGAACTGATATCTGCGATTCGGGAGTGGACTCCGATGGGGAATGAAAAGCCGGTTGCTTCGTGCTTAGACCGGGCCGAGGATTTGCTCCAGCAGGCGATGTTCCGGCTCGAGGACGAGTTCAAAACCCTAATGGAGCGCGGGTCGGAGTCCTTCGATTTGACTAATTACAGAAACGGCGAGTCGGCCAATAGGGATTTCTCGTCCGACTCGGAGGAAGCGGACGACGACGGCGGCGGCGAGATTCCGGTGGCGCATCCCATTACCGACTTCGATATCATCATCGACGCTCTCCCGGCGGGGACCATCAGCGATCTCCACGAGATCGCGAAGCGGATGGTGGCTGCGGGCTACGGGAAGGAGTGCTCCCACGCGTACAGCACTAGCAGGCGGGAGTTCCTGGAGGAGAGCCTCGCGCGGCTGGGGATACAGAAGCTGAGCATCGATGAGGTGCAGAAAATGCAGTGGGCGGAGCTGGAAGACGAGATTGAGAGGTGGATGAAGGCCATCAATGTCGCTCTTCGGATCCTCTTCCCCAGCGAGCGTCGCCTCTGCGATCGCGTCTTCTTCGGCTTCTCTTCCGCCGCCGACCTCTCGTTCATGGAGGTCTGCCGCGGCTCCACCATTCAGCTGCTCAACTTCGCCGACGCCGTAGCAATCGGAAGCCGAGCGCCGGAAAGACTGTTCAAGGTACTCGATGTTTACGAAACCCTAAGAGATTTGATGCCGGAATTTGAACTGTTATTCTCCGATCAATACTGTGTGTTCTTGAGAAACGAGGCCGTGACGATCTGGAAAAGACTGGGCGAAGCAATCAAGAGGATATTCATGGAGTTGGAGAATTTGATCCGCCGTGATCCTGCAAAGGCTGCCGTGCCAGGGGGTGGACTCCATCCCATTACTCGATATGTTATGAATTATCTCCGAGCTGCTTGCAGGTCAAGGCTCACTCTGGAACAAGTTTTCGAGGAAAGCATTGCGCCCACCGGTATTGACTATGGCAGGGAAGGGGACGAACGAGCTGCCCTAGCCTTATCCTCGTCCTCATTGGCAGTTCAAATGGCCTGGATCATGGAGTTATTGGAGAGCAATCTCGAAGCGAAATCCAAAGTTTACAGGGACTCCGCTTTGTCTTCCATTTTCATGATGAATAACGGGAGATACATTGTTCAGAAGGTGAAAGACAACGAATTAGGCACGCTGTTGGGCGATGATTGGATTCGGAAGCACACTGCCAAGGTCAGGCAGTATCATGTGAATTACAAACGGAGTTCGTGGAGCAAGGTTCAGGGCGTTTTGAAGATGGATAATTCGATGTCACCGAGTCAAGCATCGAAGACTTTGAAGGATAAGCTTAAGCTATTCAACTCCTACTTTGAGGAGATATGTAAAAATCAAACAACATGGGTGGTTTTTGACGAGCAATTAAGAGAGGAGTTGAGGATTTCAGTGACAGGGACTCTGTCCCCCGCCTATCGAAACTTTATTGGAAGGGTTTATAACATCCCTGATTTCGGGAAGCACACTGAGAAGCACATCAGGTATAGCGTGGAGGACCTCGAGGCTCGAATAAACGAGTTGTTCCAAGGTAATGGCAGCAGGAAGTAA